From the Robbsia betulipollinis genome, the window GCCGCGATGTCGATGCCCTCGAAGACGATGCTGCCGGCGTCGATGGCGGTGACGCGGGCGAGCACGTGTGCCAGCGTGGATTTTCCGCATCCCGATCTTCCCACGATGCCAAGCGCCTCGCCCGGCGCGATGTCGAAACCGATGTCCTCCAGTATCGGCTTGCCGCGACCGGCGCCTGTCGTGACGCCGCGCACCGAGAGCACCGGGGCGGCCGGGGAGCAGACGGTTTGCGGGACGCGCGCGAGAACTGGAATGGCGGTGGGCGTGGAAGCCGGCGCGGCGGTGAATGCGTTGGGTACGACGGGTACGACGGGTACGACGGGTGCGACGGGTACGACGGGTACGACGGGTACGACGGGTGCGACGGTCGGCGCACCCGTCCCCAGCGCCGCGACATCGCATGCGGTTCGCGGCATCGCGGCGATCAGCGCCCGCGAGCAGGGATGGACGGCATCGGCCAGAAACCGGCCGGCGGCCTGGATCTCGACGATCCGGCCGGCGTGCAGCACGGCGATGCGCGTGCAGGCATGACACGCGACGGCCAGGTCGTGCGTGATCAGCAGCGTGCTCATCGCGCGGGTCGTCGCGACGTGCCGGAGGAGGTCGAGCACGCGCGCCTGCGTGCGCGTGTCGAGCCCGGTCGTGGGCTCGTCGGCGATCAGCAGCCGCGGGCGGCGTGCGAGCGCCAGGGCGATCAGGACACGCTGGCACATTCCGCCCGAGAGTTCGAACGTGTACCGGTCGAGGCAATCCGCCGGAGCGTCCAGGCCCACTTCGACGAGCAGGGCCAGCGCGGCCGCGCGCCGTTCGCCGCGCGGCATGCCGGCCGCGCGCAGCACGTCGTCGAGTTGCGCGCCGACGCGGCGCACCGGCGAGAGGGCGGCGCGTGGATCCTGGAAGATCATCGCGGCAGGGTGCGTGCCTGCCGCTCCCGGGGCGCGCCGGTCCGCCGCGCCGTGGGCCGTGCCGGGGGCGATGTCGACGGTGCCGCGCCGTCGATGGACGCCGTCCGGGAGCACCCCGGCGATCGCGAGGCCGGTGAGGGTCTTGCCCGAACCGCTCGCGCCGATCAAGCCCAGGCACTCGCCCGGCGCGATGTCGAACGACAGGTCGTCGACGAGCGCTTGCGCCGCCTGCTCGCCCATGCCGCCTCGCACGGCGCCGAGCACGGCTCTCCGCACGCTCTCCCGCACGCCGCCCCATGCGCGCGTCCCCACGCGCTCCCGCGGCCCGATCCGCGCCAGCGATAGATGCGCGACACGCAGTACCGGTTCGCTCATCGCCGCCTCGGATCGAAATGGTCGCGCAGCCGGTCGCCGGCGAGGGTCAGCGCGAAGACTGCCGAACACAACGCCAGACCCGGGAACGTCGCCAGCCACCATTGCCCGGTCATCATGAAGCGGGCCCCCTCGCCGACCAGCACGCCCCATTCCGCGGTGGGCGGGCGGATGCC encodes:
- a CDS encoding ABC transporter ATP-binding protein, which codes for MSEPVLRVAHLSLARIGPRERVGTRAWGGVRESVRRAVLGAVRGGMGEQAAQALVDDLSFDIAPGECLGLIGASGSGKTLTGLAIAGVLPDGVHRRRGTVDIAPGTAHGAADRRAPGAAGTHPAAMIFQDPRAALSPVRRVGAQLDDVLRAAGMPRGERRAAALALLVEVGLDAPADCLDRYTFELSGGMCQRVLIALALARRPRLLIADEPTTGLDTRTQARVLDLLRHVATTRAMSTLLITHDLAVACHACTRIAVLHAGRIVEIQAAGRFLADAVHPCSRALIAAMPRTACDVAALGTGAPTVAPVVPVVPVVPVAPVVPVVPVVPNAFTAAPASTPTAIPVLARVPQTVCSPAAPVLSVRGVTTGAGRGKPILEDIGFDIAPGEALGIVGRSGCGKSTLAHVLARVTAIDAGSIVFEGIDIAAVSPRRAAGARWRGALQLVFQDVRASLDPLSRVRDAIAAPWRGARAGSGADDALGRGSRPPSLDDAIATLAAKVALPLMLLDRRPHQLSGGEATRVGLARALASRPRLLILDEPTASLDMTTQASIVRTIDALRRAHGMALVFISHDLELVRLLCDRVLVMDAGRIVEAGDCATVFRAPAHPVTQGLLDARLRVGDEGPG